Proteins encoded by one window of Cucurbita pepo subsp. pepo cultivar mu-cu-16 chromosome LG14, ASM280686v2, whole genome shotgun sequence:
- the LOC111810863 gene encoding ganglioside-induced differentiation-associated protein 2-like produces the protein MAAQVQPPPPEQNQLENLDVFKIKGRDKQGRRILRITGKFFPARIVSLDVVKKHLEEKILPRLKNKRFTILYFHTDVQRSQNFPGIAALRSIYEAIPATVKANLEAVYFVHPDLQARLFLATLGRIFFTSEMYGKIKYVSRIDLLWEHVRRNEIEVPEFIYDHDEDLEYRPMMDYGLESDHPRVYGAPSIDSHVYSMRCIS, from the exons ATGGCCGCTCAGGTTCAGCCTCCTCCGCCGGAGCAAAACCAACTCGAAAACCTCGATGTCTTCAAGATTAAAGGCAGAGACAAACAAGGCCGCCGGATTCTCCGCATTACCGGAAAATTCTTTCCAg CACGGATTGTGAGTTTGGATGTGGTGAAGAAGCATCTGGAGGAGAAGATCTTACCTAGGCTTAAGAACAAGCGTTTTACGATCTTGTACTTTCACACCGACGTTCAAAGGAGCCAAAATTTCCCCGGAATCGCCGCCCTCCGATCAATCTATGAAGCGATTCCGGCCACCGTCAAGGCTAATCTCGAGGCCGTGTACTTCGTTCATCCAGACCTCCAGGCCAGGCTCTTCCTCGCCACACTCGGCCGCATTTTCTTCACTAGCGA GATGTATGGGAAGATAAAGTACGTGAGTAGAATTGATCTGCTGTGGGAGCACGTACGGAGGAACGAGATCGAGGTTCCAGAGTTCATTTACGATCATGATGAAGATCTTGAGTACCGTCCGATGATGGACTATGGTCTGGAGAGTGACCATCCTAGGGTTTACGGTGCACCCTCAATTGATTCGCACGTGTACTCGATGAGGTGCATTTCCTAG
- the LOC111809818 gene encoding ubiquitin domain-containing protein DSK2a-like isoform X2: MAGGDGAVSAAPDTTSLDGIKVNVNIRCSNGSKFSVLVNLDSTVGSFKSVLAEQSEVPPDQQRLIYKGRILKDDQTLQSYGLEADHTVHLVRGSAPPAPPTNPASAPNAGGPNTTSSNARSVGSNEGGALGGGLGLEASLFPELGFDGLGATGGLFGAGLPDFEQVQQQLTRDPNIMREIMNMPAIQNIMNNPDIMRNLIMNNPQMREIMDRNPELAHILNDPSTLRQTLETARNPELMREMMRNTDRAMSNIESSPEGFNMLRRMYETVQEPFLNATTMSGTAGNDGSNPFAALLGTGGTGGGVTNNATSNVSTTTTNDTTNGSPSPNTNPLPNPWSPASTGGTQTNSTRSNPTPNVSAQAPTGLAGLGLPNLEGMLGATPDATGLNQLMQNPAISQMMQSVMSNPQYVNQILGLNPQLRGLLDSNPQLREMMQNPEFLRQLTSPETMQQMFTLQQQLLSQLGRQPTLNQGQTGGGTGAANNVGLEMLMNMFGGLGAGSLAMPNRSDVPPEELYSTQLTQLQEMGFIDRQENIRALIATAGNIHAAVERLLGNSGQ; this comes from the exons ATGGCTGGTGGCGATGGAGCTGTCTCCGCTGCTCCCGATACGACCTCTCTCGATGGCATCAAAGTCAACGTCAACATTCGATGCTCCAATGGTTCCAagttttctgttcttgttaATCTTGATTCTACCGTTGGATCCTTTAAATCCGTTCTTGCCGAACAGAGCGAGGTTCCGCCCGATCAGCAGCGCCTCATTTACAAGGGTCGGATTTTGAAAGACGATCAAACCCTACAAAGCTACG GGTTAGAGGCAGATCACACCGTCCATTTGGTTCGTGGATCGGCACCTCCTGCCCCGCCGACCAATCCTGCTTCTGCGCCCAATGCTGGCGGTCCGAACACTACTTCGAGTAACGCAAGAAGTGTTGGATCGAATGAAGGTGGAGCACTTGGGGGAGGACTTGGTTTGGAAGCTTCCCTATTTCCTGAACTTGGTTTCGATGGGCTTGGTGCCACTGGTGGATTGTTTGGGGCTGGCCTTCCCGATTTCGAACAGGTGCAGCAGCAGCTGACCCGCGATCCCAACATAATGAGAGAAATAATGAACATGCCTGCCATACAAAACATCATGAATAATCCAGATATCATGAGGAACTTGATCATGAACAATCCTCAAATGCGTGAGATAATGGATCGTAATCCTGAGCTCGCACACATTCTCAATGATCCCAGTACTCTCCGGCAGACGCTTGAAACTGCAAGAAATCCCGAGCTTATGCGGGAGATGATGCGGAATACTGATAGAGCAATGAGCAACATTGAGTCTTCCCCTGAAGGTTTTAATATGCTTAGGCGCATGTATGAAACTGTTCAAGAGCCATTTCTAAATGCAACAACTATGTCTGGAACTGCTGGAAATGATGGCTCGAACCCCTTTGCCGCACTTTTGGGGACGGGTGGGACGGGTGGGGGTGTGACCAATAATGCAACATCCAATGTatctactactactactaatGATACGACTAATGGTTCTCCTTCTCCAAATACAAACCCACTTCCAAACCCATGGTCCCCTGCTAGCA CTGGCGGTACCCAAACTAACTCTACAAGGTCGAATCCCACTCCAAATGTTAGTGCTCAAGCTCCCACTGGTTTAGCTGGGCTTGGCCTTCCAAATCTTGAGGGCATGTTGGGTGCAACACCAGATGCCACTGGTTTGAATCAGTTGATGCAAAACCCAGCTATTTCACAGATGATGCAAAGTGTCATGTCAAACCCTCAATATGTGAACCAG ATTCTTGGTCTCAACCCTCAATTGCGCGGCTTGCTAGATTCCAATCCTCAGCTCAGAGAGATGATGCAGAATCCTGAATTTCTACGTCAGTTGACCTCCCCCGAGACAATGCAG CAAATGTTTACGTTGCAGCAACAACTTCTGTCACAGCTTGGTCGCCAGCCCACCCT aaACCAAGGTCAGACCGGTGGAGGCACAG GAGCTGCGAACAATGTGGGGTTGGAGATGTTGATGAACATGTTTGGTGGACTTGGTGCTGGTAGCCTAGCCATGCCCAACCGATCCGATG TACCGCCGGAAGAACTGTATTCTACACAACTCACACAGCTGCAAGAAATGGGATTCATTGACAGACAGGAGAACATACGAGCACTGATTGCTACTGCAGGAAATATCCATGCTGCAGTTGAACGATTACTGGGGAATTCGGGGCAGTAG
- the LOC111809818 gene encoding ubiquitin domain-containing protein DSK2a-like isoform X1: MAGGDGAVSAAPDTTSLDGIKVNVNIRCSNGSKFSVLVNLDSTVGSFKSVLAEQSEVPPDQQRLIYKGRILKDDQTLQSYGLEADHTVHLVRGSAPPAPPTNPASAPNAGGPNTTSSNARSVGSNEGGALGGGLGLEASLFPELGFDGLGATGGLFGAGLPDFEQVQQQLTRDPNIMREIMNMPAIQNIMNNPDIMRNLIMNNPQMREIMDRNPELAHILNDPSTLRQTLETARNPELMREMMRNTDRAMSNIESSPEGFNMLRRMYETVQEPFLNATTMSGTAGNDGSNPFAALLGTGGTGGGVTNNATSNVSTTTTNDTTNGSPSPNTNPLPNPWSPASTAGGTQTNSTRSNPTPNVSAQAPTGLAGLGLPNLEGMLGATPDATGLNQLMQNPAISQMMQSVMSNPQYVNQILGLNPQLRGLLDSNPQLREMMQNPEFLRQLTSPETMQQMFTLQQQLLSQLGRQPTLNQGQTGGGTGAANNVGLEMLMNMFGGLGAGSLAMPNRSDVPPEELYSTQLTQLQEMGFIDRQENIRALIATAGNIHAAVERLLGNSGQ; encoded by the exons ATGGCTGGTGGCGATGGAGCTGTCTCCGCTGCTCCCGATACGACCTCTCTCGATGGCATCAAAGTCAACGTCAACATTCGATGCTCCAATGGTTCCAagttttctgttcttgttaATCTTGATTCTACCGTTGGATCCTTTAAATCCGTTCTTGCCGAACAGAGCGAGGTTCCGCCCGATCAGCAGCGCCTCATTTACAAGGGTCGGATTTTGAAAGACGATCAAACCCTACAAAGCTACG GGTTAGAGGCAGATCACACCGTCCATTTGGTTCGTGGATCGGCACCTCCTGCCCCGCCGACCAATCCTGCTTCTGCGCCCAATGCTGGCGGTCCGAACACTACTTCGAGTAACGCAAGAAGTGTTGGATCGAATGAAGGTGGAGCACTTGGGGGAGGACTTGGTTTGGAAGCTTCCCTATTTCCTGAACTTGGTTTCGATGGGCTTGGTGCCACTGGTGGATTGTTTGGGGCTGGCCTTCCCGATTTCGAACAGGTGCAGCAGCAGCTGACCCGCGATCCCAACATAATGAGAGAAATAATGAACATGCCTGCCATACAAAACATCATGAATAATCCAGATATCATGAGGAACTTGATCATGAACAATCCTCAAATGCGTGAGATAATGGATCGTAATCCTGAGCTCGCACACATTCTCAATGATCCCAGTACTCTCCGGCAGACGCTTGAAACTGCAAGAAATCCCGAGCTTATGCGGGAGATGATGCGGAATACTGATAGAGCAATGAGCAACATTGAGTCTTCCCCTGAAGGTTTTAATATGCTTAGGCGCATGTATGAAACTGTTCAAGAGCCATTTCTAAATGCAACAACTATGTCTGGAACTGCTGGAAATGATGGCTCGAACCCCTTTGCCGCACTTTTGGGGACGGGTGGGACGGGTGGGGGTGTGACCAATAATGCAACATCCAATGTatctactactactactaatGATACGACTAATGGTTCTCCTTCTCCAAATACAAACCCACTTCCAAACCCATGGTCCCCTGCTAGCA CAGCTGGCGGTACCCAAACTAACTCTACAAGGTCGAATCCCACTCCAAATGTTAGTGCTCAAGCTCCCACTGGTTTAGCTGGGCTTGGCCTTCCAAATCTTGAGGGCATGTTGGGTGCAACACCAGATGCCACTGGTTTGAATCAGTTGATGCAAAACCCAGCTATTTCACAGATGATGCAAAGTGTCATGTCAAACCCTCAATATGTGAACCAG ATTCTTGGTCTCAACCCTCAATTGCGCGGCTTGCTAGATTCCAATCCTCAGCTCAGAGAGATGATGCAGAATCCTGAATTTCTACGTCAGTTGACCTCCCCCGAGACAATGCAG CAAATGTTTACGTTGCAGCAACAACTTCTGTCACAGCTTGGTCGCCAGCCCACCCT aaACCAAGGTCAGACCGGTGGAGGCACAG GAGCTGCGAACAATGTGGGGTTGGAGATGTTGATGAACATGTTTGGTGGACTTGGTGCTGGTAGCCTAGCCATGCCCAACCGATCCGATG TACCGCCGGAAGAACTGTATTCTACACAACTCACACAGCTGCAAGAAATGGGATTCATTGACAGACAGGAGAACATACGAGCACTGATTGCTACTGCAGGAAATATCCATGCTGCAGTTGAACGATTACTGGGGAATTCGGGGCAGTAG
- the LOC111809819 gene encoding WUSCHEL-related homeobox 13-like isoform X2: MMEWEKAEHQTPYHHQNPPLRDDHLHHLTGTTAGALYVKVMTDEQLETLRKQIAVYATICEQLVEMHKTLTAHQDLTGMRLGNMYCEPLMTSSSHKITSRQRWTPTPVQLQILERIFEQGNGTPSKQKIKEITSELGQHGQISESNVYNWFQNRRARSKRKQQSTTPAYGESEVETEVESPKDKKTKPVDFQTHQTSAPLGEDMCFQSPEMSSELHFLDPNTNKADTLFSNGSLKSARSFSQMSFYEGNEQLTGKIETPENYSLYQQAEGYSMTERP, encoded by the exons ATGATGGAGTGGGAAAAGGCTGAGCACCAAACTCCGTACCACCACCAGAACCCTCCTCTTCGAGACGATCACCTCCATCATCTCACCGGAACTACCGCCGGCGCTCTCTACGTCAAAGTCATGACCGACGAGCAATTGGAGACTCTTCGCAAGCAAATTGCTGTTTACGCCACCATTTGCGAGCAGCTCGTTGAGATGCACAAGACACTCACTGCTCACCAGGATCTCACAG GAATGAGGTTGGGTAACATGTACTGTGAGCCACTGATGACATCTTCCAGCCACAAAATCACTTCTAGACAGCGATGGACTCCAACGCCTGTGCAACTTCAGATCTTGGAGCGCATATTCGAGCAAGGGAATGGAACTCCCAGCAAGCAGAAGATCAAAGAGATCACCTCTGAACTGGGTCAGCATGGCCAAATTTCTGAATCTAATGTCTATAACTGGTTCCAAAACAGGCGTGCTCGATCGAAGAGGAAGCAGCAAAGCACAACACCCGCCTATGGTGAATCAGAAGTGGAGACAGAAGTCGAGTCGCCGAAAGATAAGAAGACGAAACCTGTGGATTTTCAAACTCATCAGACCTCTGCACCTTTGGGGGAGGACATGTGCTTCCAGAGTCCGGAGATGAGTTCTGAACTGCATTTCCTGGATCCAAACACCAACAAAGCTGATACTTTGTTTTCAAATGGAAGTTTAAAAAGTGCAAGAAGTTTCAGCCAGATGTCTTTTTATGAGG GAAACGAGCAGCTGACAGGAAAGATTGAAACGCCAGAGAACTATAGTCTTTACCAGCAAGCGGAAGGCTACAGCATGACCGAACGACCCTGA
- the LOC111809819 gene encoding WUSCHEL-related homeobox 13-like isoform X1: MMEWEKAEHQTPYHHQNPPLRDDHLHHLTGTTAGALYVKVMTDEQLETLRKQIAVYATICEQLVEMHKTLTAHQDLTGMRLGNMYCEPLMTSSSHKITSRQRWTPTPVQLQILERIFEQGNGTPSKQKIKEITSELGQHGQISESNVYNWFQNRRARSKRKQQSTTPAYGESEVETEVESPKDKKTKPVDFQTHQTSAPLGEDMCFQSPEMSSELHFLDPNTNKADTLFSNGSLKSARSFSQMSFYEAGNEQLTGKIETPENYSLYQQAEGYSMTERP, encoded by the exons ATGATGGAGTGGGAAAAGGCTGAGCACCAAACTCCGTACCACCACCAGAACCCTCCTCTTCGAGACGATCACCTCCATCATCTCACCGGAACTACCGCCGGCGCTCTCTACGTCAAAGTCATGACCGACGAGCAATTGGAGACTCTTCGCAAGCAAATTGCTGTTTACGCCACCATTTGCGAGCAGCTCGTTGAGATGCACAAGACACTCACTGCTCACCAGGATCTCACAG GAATGAGGTTGGGTAACATGTACTGTGAGCCACTGATGACATCTTCCAGCCACAAAATCACTTCTAGACAGCGATGGACTCCAACGCCTGTGCAACTTCAGATCTTGGAGCGCATATTCGAGCAAGGGAATGGAACTCCCAGCAAGCAGAAGATCAAAGAGATCACCTCTGAACTGGGTCAGCATGGCCAAATTTCTGAATCTAATGTCTATAACTGGTTCCAAAACAGGCGTGCTCGATCGAAGAGGAAGCAGCAAAGCACAACACCCGCCTATGGTGAATCAGAAGTGGAGACAGAAGTCGAGTCGCCGAAAGATAAGAAGACGAAACCTGTGGATTTTCAAACTCATCAGACCTCTGCACCTTTGGGGGAGGACATGTGCTTCCAGAGTCCGGAGATGAGTTCTGAACTGCATTTCCTGGATCCAAACACCAACAAAGCTGATACTTTGTTTTCAAATGGAAGTTTAAAAAGTGCAAGAAGTTTCAGCCAGATGTCTTTTTATGAGG CAGGAAACGAGCAGCTGACAGGAAAGATTGAAACGCCAGAGAACTATAGTCTTTACCAGCAAGCGGAAGGCTACAGCATGACCGAACGACCCTGA